A window from Dysidea avara chromosome 2, odDysAvar1.4, whole genome shotgun sequence encodes these proteins:
- the LOC136244700 gene encoding uncharacterized protein, whose amino-acid sequence MVLLLNTVLILTVTCFTVTVEADTEIKLIKSVLPYHQLMTPKWLAKYATIHGSYTYKPNYLEILAGTAHYQHVLQVQLVPPGVLTNDDHKCVTVTMTIAMDTVWADSNDHDPNFGISDGERFIGFHVPDNRVTSPCYKVEGDNVNNVFTNMVHDSSDAKLSNPSQGYSSEVKIQIKSCEKWGSCHTEHEGGFVFIANYQRNLDLTKGLYLDVYRHGAGEVYRIEYITVDVNMD is encoded by the exons ATGGTGTTGTTACTCAATACAGTTTTAATACTGACAGTGACTTGTTTTACTGTAACAGTAGAAGCTGACACTGAG ATAAAACTCATCAAATCAGTGTTACCTTATCACCAGTTGATGACTCCCAAATGGCTAGCCAAATATGCCACTATTCATGGGTCATATACCTACAAACCTAACTATCTGGAAATACTTGCCGGGACTGCTCATTACCAACATGTTTTACAAGTTCAACTGGTTCCTCCTGGTGTTCTAACTAATGATGATCATAAATGTGTAACTGTTACTATGACGATTGCTATGGACACAGTGTGGGCTGATagtaatgatcatgatccaaattTTGGAATAAGTGATGGAGAAAGATTTATTGGCTTTCATGTACCTGACAATCGTGTAACATCTCCATGTTACAAAGTTGAAGGTGACAATGTCAACAATGTATTTACAAATATGGTACATGACAGTTCTGATGCTAAGTTATCAAATCCTTCACAAGGTTACTCCAGTGAGGTTAAGATACAGATAAAGTCATGTGAGAAATGGGGATCTTGCCATACAGAACATGAAGGAGGATTTGTGTTTATTGCTAATTATCAACGTAACCTTGATCTTACTAAAGGATTGTACCTTGATGTGTATCGCCATGGTGCTGGTGAAGTTTATCGTATTGAATACATCACAGTTGATGTTAACATGGATTAA
- the LOC136247225 gene encoding uncharacterized protein, translating to MLPVLKSTLIVLAVTCLTVTVVANTEVKLVKTVLPYHEVMTPKWLSEHATIHGSYTYKPNYLEILAGTDLQHVLQVQLVSPSVLANDDGKCVTVTMTIAMDTVWADANDHDPHFGISDGERFIGFRVMDKANYAIHSPCHLVEGDNVKDVLTNRVFDSSSPRPNSLQGYSSEVKIQIKPCEKWGSCHTEHDEGSVSIANYQRNLDLTKGLYFDLYRGNAGEIYRIEYITVDVNMD from the exons ATGTTACCAGTACTGAAATCAACTTTAATAGTGTTGGCAGTAACTTGTTTAACTGTCACAGTGGTAGCTAACACAGAA GTTAAACTTGTCAAAACAGTGTTACCTTATCATGAGGTAATGACCCCAAAATGGTTGAGTGAACATGCGACTATTCATGGGTCATATACCTACAAACCTAACTATCTGGAAATACTTGCTGGGACTGATCTCCAACATGTTTTACAAGTTCAACTAGTTTCTCCTAGTGTTCTGGCTAATGATGATGGCAAATGTGTAACTGTTACTATGACGATTGCTATGGACACAGTGTGGGCTGATGCTAATGATCATGATCCACATTTTGGAATAAGTGATGGAGAAAGATTCATTGGCTTTCGAGTAATGGACAAAGCTAACTACGCTATTCACTCTCCATGCCACTTAGTTGAAGGTGATAATGTCAAAGATGTATTAACAAATAGAGTATTTGATAGTTCTAGTCCTAGACCAAATTCCCTACAAGGTTACTCCAGTGAGGTTAAGATACAGATAAAGCCATGTGAGAAATGGGGATCTTGCCACACAGAGCACGATGAAGGATCTGTATCTATAGCAAACTATCAACGTAATCTTGATCTGACCAAGGGATTGTACTTTGATTTATATCGTGGCAATGCTGGCGAAATTTATCGTATTGAATACATCACAGTTGATGTTAACATGGATTAA